GCCTCCTCCGTGTCGTCCGCGAGCTGGTCGACCAGGCCCAGGTCGCGGGCCCGCACGGCGTCGATGTCGTCGCCCCACAGCACGATCTGCCGGGCGCGGGCCGCCCCGAGCTGCCGGGATATCCGGTGCACGGCCATCCCGGGCCAGAAGTGCCCGTCGTTGACCGGCGCGAGGAGCCGCAGGTCCGGCGACCCGATCCGGTAGTCGCTGACCAGCAGCAGGTCGAGGGCGGCCCCGCCGCACGCCCCGGAGGCGACGGCGATGCTCAGCGCGGGCAGCCGCTCCAGCCTCCGCACGGCCCGCTCCCAGCGGTTGATCTGCCGGATGTCCACCTCCCCCGGCCAGGCCCGCGTCCCGGCGGGCGCGTCGGGCAGCCGCAGCAGGACCACCGAGCCGTCGGCCCGCGCCTCGGCCCGGTCGCAAGCGCCGGTGACGGCGGCGGTCAGCTCGGGCAGCGGCTGCCGGGCGTCCAGTTCCAGGGTGGTGCACAGCCCGTCCGCGGGGCCGTCGGGCACGGTCCTCGCCGTCCCGTCGGCCGGTTCGCCCTCCGCGGGCGGCGGCAGCGTGTCGTGCGTCCGCATCGCAGTTCCCTTCGTCGTCGCGCCGCCGCCCGCCGTGCGGCCCGGGGTGCGGGTCACCACCGCGCCAGCGCCATCTCGATCGTCGAGCCGGGCCCCATCGTCATCAGCACCCCCAGGTCGCCGGGGCGGACCGCGCCCTCGGACGCCAGGCGCTGGTAGGAGAAGAGGAAGGAGCCGCTCGACAGGTTTCCGTGGTCGCGCAGCACGCCGGTGGTGTGCCGGACGTCGTGCCGGGTCAGCCCCAGGTTGACCCGGACGGAGTCCACGACCTTCTTGCCGCCGGAGTGCACCACCCAGTGGCCGATGTCCGAGGCCAGCAGCCCCGTACCGTGCAGCAGCCGCCCCAGCGCCGCCTCCGCGTGCGCGCCGACGACGTACGGGATGTCCGGGTCCAGCCAGAAGCTGAACTTTCCGTGCCCCTCGTCCCAGTCGTAGCGCATCGCGTCGGCGGCGTCGGGGATGATCCGGCTGGAGAACCGCAGCAGCGCCGGCGCCGGGGCCCCGCCCGCAGCCGGGCCGCCGCCGCCCGGCGCGGTGACGGCGACGGCCGCCGCGCCGTCCCCGAAGAGGCTGTTGACGACGGAGGAGCGCATCGTCCCGTCGAAGACGTACGCCGCCGAGCACACCTCCACGCACACCAGCAGCGCCAGCTCCCCGGGGTGCGTGCGGGCCCAGCCGGTGACCGCGCCCAGCGCGTTGAGCCCGGCGTTGCAGCCCATGCCGACGACGTCGAGGCGCGAGCAGTCGACGTCGAGGCCCATCTCCTTGATGAGCAGTGCGGAGAACCCGGGCGTCAGGAAGCCGGTCGATGTCACGCAGCACAGGTGGCGCACGTCCGACAGCCGCGCCCCGGTGTCGGCGAGGCAGTTCTCGACCGCCCGCCGCCCCAGCAGCAGCCCCTGCTCCGTGTGCTTGCGCAGCAGTTCGCCCTGCGTCTCCACCGCCCGCGAGCCGTCGGGGCCGGCGGCCGGGAGGGTCAGGCCGCGCCGCTCGATGGCGCTGTTCAGGAAGAGCGAGCGGACCCGGGGATCGGTGACGGCCAGCAGGTCGAGCAGCTCGCGCTGGCTGTAGCTGGTGTCGGGGACGGCCGTGCCGACCCCGGCGAGCCGGGCTGCGGTCCCCGTGTCCGGCAGGCTCATCCGAGGTAGTCCTCCAACCCGCCTTCGCGCACCGTGTCCAGGGTGAAGCAGTGGAAGCCCCCGCCGAACAGCCGCCGGTGCCGGTGCCGGACGGGAACCGCCGTGAAACCGTGCTTCTCCAGGGTCCTCGCGAGCTCCGGGCAGGCCTCGTTGACCAGCACCGTGTCCGGGCCGGCGGACAGCACGTTGAGGTCGATGAACGGGCTGGTCAGCACCAGGTCCTCGTCCTCGTAGCGGGGGAAGTTGTCGCCCTCCGGGGCGGGCGCGACGATCCGGTCCCACTTCCGCAGCGCCTCGGGCAGCTTCTCGGCGACGGCCTCCGAGCGCACGAGCAGGGTGCCGGGCCGCAGCGCGAGGACCATGCTGTCGATGTGGCTGTCGCTGAGCCGGTGCACGCGGTGGATCCGGAACCGGTCGCCCACGTGCCGCTCCAGCCAGTCGCAGGCCAGGGCGTGGTGCGCGGTGGAGACGTTGACGACGAGGTCGCGGCCGAGCCGCAGCACCTGCGCCGCGTCGAACATCATCTCGATGCCGACGTCGTAGGGGGAGGGGCTCGGCGTGCCGATGGGCTCCGTCGGGCCGCCGATCGTGCTCTCCCGGGCGTAGTCGAGGTCGAACGACGCGTCCGTCATCAGCGGGCGCGGCATCACCGTCCAGCGGGCGCCCTGCGCGAAGTACCGCTGGAAGACGGGGGTGAGGAACTGGGTCTCGAAGTAGCGGGAGCGGATCATCGGCGGCGTCTCGATGATCTCGTCGCCGAGGATCAGCGTGTTGTCGCGGATGTTCAGCGGCGGGACGACGGACGCGGACCACGCGGGGGTGCGCACCTCGCTGGTGCCGGGGTCGAGGTCCATCGGGCGGAGCACGGTGGCCCCGAGGGCGGTCAGGGCCGCCGCGATGCCCTCCAGGTCCTCGACGAGCTCGTCGACGTAGCGCTGCTTGATGGGCACCCGCCCCCGGCGGGACCCGTCCGGTCCGGCACTCCCCGGCCCGGCACCCCCCGGCCCGGCCCCGCCGACGGTGAGCCGCGGGTAGTACCACTCGGAGCGCGTCGTGTTGTCTCCGGCGATGTTGTCGTGGAAGAAGAGGTCGAAGGACAGCTCCCGCTCGTGGGAGGTGTAGTGCGCCGCCGAGCCGATGACCACCTCCTTGAGCGGGGACCATTCGTCGAAGCTGTTCAGCGTCATCGTGAGCTCCCTCGCTCGCTCGAAGTGCCCGTCCCGGCCGCCGTGCGCCCGGGCAGGGCGGGCAGCCCGGACCGCAGCGGCAGCGCCAGGGAGAGGTACTTGCCGTCCTCCTCCAGGCAGATGCCGTGCGCCACGCAGGAGCCGAGGAACTCCTCGACCTCCGCCCGCCCCACGGCCCCGCCGTCCGCTCCGGTCTCGCCGCCCAGTTCCCGGTGGATGCGGGCGGCGCTGCGCGGGGCGTCGCCGCACAGCTCGTAGGCCCGCGCCCGCCACCCGGCGAGGGTCGTCTTGCGGCGCCGGCCGCCCCGCGTGTCGAACAGGGTCAGCCAGTCCGGCCCCCGCCGGTACGTGAGGGTGGGCCGGTCCGCGGAGGCCCATTCCCGCCCCCACGCCTCGACGGCCTTGGCGAGCTCGGCGACGGCGTCCGGGGAGGCCACCTCCGGCGCCCGGTAGTCGAAGAAGTAGGCGATCCGGCCGTGGTCCAGGCCGGGCACCGGGAACGCCAGCCGGTAGGCGCTCTTCGGCCTGATCTCGCCCATCCCGAAGGACGGGTCGGTGAAGTACGGGCTGAACCGCTCCAGCCAGATCCTCCCGACGCCGGCGGGCGGCTCCAGATGCGTCAGCAGCGGTACGAGGGAGGCCTGGCCGGTGTAGTCCTCGTCGGTCTCGCCGGGGAAGCCGGCCAGCACGTTCCAGTCGACGCGGACGCCGTAGTAGTGCGCCCACTTGAGCAGCCGGACGTTGAGGAGCCGTGAGGAGCCCTTCCGCATCAGCCCGAGGACGTGCGTGCTGAGGCTCTCCAGGCCCGGCTGGATCTTCCACACCCCGGCCTCGGACAGCAGGCGCACCTGGTCCCGGGTGAGGTTGGCCTTCACCTCGAAGAACAGGGCGGTGTCCCACGGGGCCCCGCGCAGCCCCGAGCAGAAGGTGTCGAGGTAGGCCATGTCGAGGATGTTGTCGACGGCGTCGACCGCGAGGACCCGGTGCCGGCGCATCAGCTCCTCCAACTCCGCCAGCGCCCGCTCCGGGGACTTCGCCCGGTACTGCATGCCCAGCGCGTTGAGCCCGCAGAAGGTGCAGTGGTGCTTCGCACCCCACCAGCAGCCCCGGGAGAACTCCACCAGCAGCCGCTGCGTGTTGCGGCCGATCACGCGGTCCCGGCCGAGGGCGTCCAGGGCGGTGAAGTAGTCGTCGTAGTCGGGGATCGGCAGCTGGTCCATCTCGCGGGTGCGGGCGCCGGGGGAGGGGGTGGTCACCCGGCCGTCGGGGGTGCGGCCGCAGACGCCCGGGAGGGCGGCCGGGTCGGCGCCGCGCGCGACGGCCGCCGCCAGCCGGGGCAGCGTCACATCGCCCTCGCCGACGACCACGTAGTCGATGAAGTCGAAATTCCTCAGGTACTCCGGCCCCATGTCGCCGTCGTAGTTCGCGCCGCCGAACACGGTGATCAATTCGGGGCGGGCCTCCTTCAGACGGCGCGCGAGAGCCAGCGCGGCGACGTTCTGGATGAAGGTCGACGTGAATCCGACGATGTCGAATTCCGACCACATGCCGCGGGCGGCGAGTTCGTCGATCCACGCGGGAAGGCGGCGTCCGCGCAAATCGGCCACGCTGTCCCAGTCCGCGCCCGCTTCGGCGCACATTTCGGCCACTTCCGGGAAACGCAGCCGGTAATCCTCCACGTCCTCGGTCACCCCGAAGGCCGCCGTACCGAAGAGCCATTCGCCGAACAGGTGGACCCGTTCCGAAGGGGCCTCGGTGATCACCTCGTAAAGGCCCGTCCCCAGTTCGGCGGCCAGCTCCAGATTCGGGTAGACGCTCCGGGCGTCGTGGCCGAAGGAGCGGAGCGCGGCCTGGAGCAGCCCGCACTGGATGGAAGGGGTGTCCGTGCGCGCCCACGGCATGTTCACCAGCCCGATCCTCAGCGGCCTCGCCGGGACGCAGTCCGGTGGGAACAGGGGCTGGTCGATCAGTTTCAGCTCACCGCCGCCTGACACGATTCCTCCGTACGTCCGCTCCGGCAGGCCGGACCCCTCCCCGGCGGGCGGGGAAGGACCCGGGTCGCGCACTGGTCGGTCCGCGGCTCAGTTTCAGTCCTTGACGTTGCTGGCCGAAACGATGCCGATGTCCTTCACATTGCTGTCCGAGACGATCTCCGCGACATCCGCGTCCTCGATCTCGGTCCAGACGATTTCACGCTCCATGGTTCACCTCCCTCCTCATATCCGGACATGAGATTCCGTCGGTGAACGGTCAACGATCGTAGGAAGCCCGCCAGCGGCGAACAAGGTGGCGATCCGGCCACCGCGGCATCCGGCCGGGCGGCATCCGGCCGATTCCCGTGGGGCCTCGGAGTCGGGAGAGGCGCTCTTGACGGTTTCTCACGCCGGTTTTCACAATGGGCCGGTCCGGCCGGGCCGGATCGCCTCGCCCGCCGCCGGAAAAGGGCACTGCGACCACGGGGAGTACTGCCGGATGCTGCGACTGCTCATCGGAAACGACTGGAGCGAGGAACTGGAAGAGCCGGCCGGCACCGGCTGGGCCGTGCAGCGCCTGCTGTGGTTCGCCCGCGACGGGGACGTCCTCGTCCTGCCTGTTCCGCCGGAGGAGGAGTTCCTCTCCTACGTCACCTCCCTGACGGGCACCCGCCGCGACTCCCTGGAGGTCGTCGTCCCGCCGCCCGGCCGCCTCGGCACCGGCGCCCTCACCGCGGACCGGCTCACCGACCCGGCCTTCGTCGCCGAGCTGCGCAAGCGGACCGCCGGCCGGCCCGTCGGCGAGGTCTTCGCCCTGTGGCCCGACGCCGCCGTCGCGGCCGCCGCCGACGCCCTGGGCTGCCCCGGTGCCCTCGAAGGGCACGCCTTCCTCACGCAGAGCGGCGGACTCCTCGGCAGCAGCAAGGCCGTCTTCCGCGCCCTGGCCGCCGGCGTGGGCGCCCCCCTCCCGGACGGCGCGGTCTGCGCCGATCCGCGGCGCGCCGAGGAGCACATCGTCCGCCTGCTCGACGACGGATGCCCCGTCATCCTCAAGCAGGACTTCGGCTCCGGCAGCGACGGCAACGAGATCCTCGGCCGCACGGCCGACGTCGACCTGCGCGGCGCACGCGCCGTACGCGCCCTCCCCGACCGGGCGGCGGTCACCGCGTACCTCGCCGAGCGCTGGGACTGGCTCACCGTCGGCGGCCGCGACCGGTTCGTCGTCGAGCGCTACCACCCCGGCAGCCGCGCCTACTTCGCCGAGTACTGGATCTCCGACGCGGGCATCCGCCTCGGCGGCCACGGCGAAATGCAGTACCGCCCCCTGCCCAACGCCCAGGTCATGCCCGCCCCGGACCTGACCGCCCGGCAGCTCGACGCACTCCTCGACGGCGGACACCGCATCTCGCAGGGGCTCCGCGCGATCGGCTACCGCGGCATCCTCAGCGCCGACGCCGTCCTCACCCCGGAAGGGGATGTCTTCTTCACCGAGTACAACGGCCGAGCCACCGGCTCCACCCACATCTACGAGATCGTCGGCAAGCGGGTCGTCGGCCCGGGCTTCGGCACCGACCGCATCCTGCTGGAGCGCGTGTGGCCCCGGCACTGGGAGGTGCCCTCCTTCACCGACGCCCTCACCCGGCTCCGCGACTCCGGCCACGCCTACGACCCCGCCACCCGCCGCGGCGCGATCATCCTGGCCGCCTACCACCCGGGCCGCAAGGGCGTCATGCTCTGCTTCGCGGACGACACCGTCGAGGCCGCCCTCCGCCGGGAGGAACAGGTCGCCCGGCTCTTCACTCCCGCCGCCTGACCGGGCCCGCGCGGGGAAGCGGACCCGATTGCGTCGAGGGGGGGTCCGCGGGACCGGGCAGGGCGGTACGCTCCCGCTTCATCCGCTGCTCGCGAAGCGGGTGGGGAACCGTCGGGGGGTGGACGAGTTGGTGCTGGGCGACCGCTACGAGTTGAGCGTCGGGTGCCGGGTCAGCGTGGAGAGCCAGGGCAGTCTGACGACGGTGAAGTGGAGCGTGGCGAGGCTGTCGTCACCCGACATGCGCCGGCCGCGGGAGGGCGAGGAGCCGGTCGCCTTCTCGTGCCCGCGGTGCCGCAAGGACTTCACCGCCACCGTCGAGTGCGCCGCCAAGGCCCGGCGCAAGCGCATGGCCTACCTGGTGGTCGGCAGCGTGCTGCTGCTGTCGCTGCTGGTCACCCTCCCCATGGCCTTCCACCTCGGCGGGCAGGTCAGGGAGGAGGACGACCCCTCGATGAACCCCATGGCCGTCCTCGTGCCCCTCGTCGCCGTCGGGTTCGTCGCCGGGCTGACACTGTTCCGGTTCGGCCGCCGCTACGCGGGCATCAGGAAGTACCGCCTGGTCCGACCCGACGGGAAGCGGACGATCCTGGTCCAGGGGCACCGCTTCGACTGATCCGGCGGCCGCCGGACAGCTGATCCACCGTGTACGAGACCGCGTACCCGCCGGTGCGGCACGCCGAACGGCTCCGATCGGGAACGCGCGGGGCCCTGCGTACATCTATCAGTGCGGCGCGGTTCCGCAGGGGCCGCGCCGCACGTAACTGCACGGTGTGAGGGCAAGGCGGGGCTGGGATGAAGGCGATAACGGTGGCGGGCGGCTCTCCGGACGACCCGGAGCGCGAGAGGACGGCCGCGCCGGGGGCGGGCCGGGAGGCCGCGGACGCGGAACCGGACACCGCGGCCGCGTCGGCCGAGGCCGCGGCCGAGGCCGCGCCTGCCGCCGAGTCCCCCGAGGCGGACGCCGACGGTGACACGGGCGCCGCGCCCCCGGCACCCCCCGCCGGGGCACCGGACCGCGGGCCCGCCGAGGACACCGCCTCCGAGTCCGGACGCGAACCCGCGGCCGACCCCGACCCGTCGAAGGCCGCCGCCGCAGCCGATGCCGACGCCGACGCCGAGGCCGGTGCGCAGGCCCCGGCCGCCGAGGCGGGACAGGCGGACACCGCCGGCGACCCCGACGACCCGGCGGCGGCCGACACCGGGGCGGAGGGCGACGAGGCCCGCCCGCAGCCCGAGCAGGCGGCCGACCCCCGGGTAGCGGCGCCGTCGCCCGCTCCCGGGGACCGCCCCGAGGCCGAGGCGGCGGACGATCCCGCGGACTCCGCGGACGGGGCCCGCCCCGAGCCGGACGACGCGCCCGGGGGCCGCACCGCGGCCGCGCCCGAGGACGGCGCGAAGGACGACGCGACGCTGGTGTTCACCAAGCCGCCGCGCGGCCCGGCCGCCACCCCCGCCGAGCCGGCCGCGAAGCCCGGCACCGAGTCCGCGCCGCCCGCCGGAGCACCGGCGGACGGCGCCGGCGCCGGGGCCGAGCCCGCTCCGGCGGCCGCGGACGACGACACGCGGACCCTCGTCTTCCGCGCCCCGGACGCCGCGGCGCTGTCCCGGAAGCCGGAGCCGGAGCCGAAGCCGGGCCCCGCGCCCGCGGCGGAGGACACCGACGAGCCGCCCGCCCGGGGCGACCGGCCCGACGCGTCCGGCAGCGACGGCCGGAAGCGGCCCGCGTGGGCGCGTACGGAGGAAGCGGAGGAGGACGACCCCGAGCGCACGACCCGCTTCGCCGCCTTCCAGCCCCCCACCACCCGTGCGCCCGCCGCACCCAAGCCCGCCGCCCCGAGGCCCTCCGGCCCGGCGCCGACCGCCTCCCGCCCCCTCGCTCCGGCGCCGGGAGCGCCCCGCCCCACCACCCCCGGGCCCACCACCCCCGGGCCCGCCGCCCCCAGGCCCGCCGCCCCGGCGTCGCCGAACGCGACCCGGCCCGCCGCCCCGCGGCCGGCCCCCCGCCCGC
Above is a genomic segment from Streptomyces globosus containing:
- the dpgB gene encoding enoyl-CoA-hydratase DpgB; the encoded protein is MRTHDTLPPPAEGEPADGTARTVPDGPADGLCTTLELDARQPLPELTAAVTGACDRAEARADGSVVLLRLPDAPAGTRAWPGEVDIRQINRWERAVRRLERLPALSIAVASGACGGAALDLLLVSDYRIGSPDLRLLAPVNDGHFWPGMAVHRISRQLGAARARQIVLWGDDIDAVRARDLGLVDQLADDTEEAAHTAAVLMGRISDRELAIRRQLLLEAQSLEFDEALGPHLAACDRELRRLAAAADAAAEPGGTAGGPGE
- a CDS encoding RiPP maturation radical SAM C-methyltransferase produces the protein MSGGGELKLIDQPLFPPDCVPARPLRIGLVNMPWARTDTPSIQCGLLQAALRSFGHDARSVYPNLELAAELGTGLYEVITEAPSERVHLFGEWLFGTAAFGVTEDVEDYRLRFPEVAEMCAEAGADWDSVADLRGRRLPAWIDELAARGMWSEFDIVGFTSTFIQNVAALALARRLKEARPELITVFGGANYDGDMGPEYLRNFDFIDYVVVGEGDVTLPRLAAAVARGADPAALPGVCGRTPDGRVTTPSPGARTREMDQLPIPDYDDYFTALDALGRDRVIGRNTQRLLVEFSRGCWWGAKHHCTFCGLNALGMQYRAKSPERALAELEELMRRHRVLAVDAVDNILDMAYLDTFCSGLRGAPWDTALFFEVKANLTRDQVRLLSEAGVWKIQPGLESLSTHVLGLMRKGSSRLLNVRLLKWAHYYGVRVDWNVLAGFPGETDEDYTGQASLVPLLTHLEPPAGVGRIWLERFSPYFTDPSFGMGEIRPKSAYRLAFPVPGLDHGRIAYFFDYRAPEVASPDAVAELAKAVEAWGREWASADRPTLTYRRGPDWLTLFDTRGGRRRKTTLAGWRARAYELCGDAPRSAARIHRELGGETGADGGAVGRAEVEEFLGSCVAHGICLEEDGKYLSLALPLRSGLPALPGRTAAGTGTSSERGSSR
- a CDS encoding peptide ligase PGM1-related protein yields the protein MLRLLIGNDWSEELEEPAGTGWAVQRLLWFARDGDVLVLPVPPEEEFLSYVTSLTGTRRDSLEVVVPPPGRLGTGALTADRLTDPAFVAELRKRTAGRPVGEVFALWPDAAVAAAADALGCPGALEGHAFLTQSGGLLGSSKAVFRALAAGVGAPLPDGAVCADPRRAEEHIVRLLDDGCPVILKQDFGSGSDGNEILGRTADVDLRGARAVRALPDRAAVTAYLAERWDWLTVGGRDRFVVERYHPGSRAYFAEYWISDAGIRLGGHGEMQYRPLPNAQVMPAPDLTARQLDALLDGGHRISQGLRAIGYRGILSADAVLTPEGDVFFTEYNGRATGSTHIYEIVGKRVVGPGFGTDRILLERVWPRHWEVPSFTDALTRLRDSGHAYDPATRRGAIILAAYHPGRKGVMLCFADDTVEAALRREEQVARLFTPAA
- the dpgA gene encoding 3,5-dihydroxyphenylacetyl-CoA synthase DpgA, producing the protein MSLPDTGTAARLAGVGTAVPDTSYSQRELLDLLAVTDPRVRSLFLNSAIERRGLTLPAAGPDGSRAVETQGELLRKHTEQGLLLGRRAVENCLADTGARLSDVRHLCCVTSTGFLTPGFSALLIKEMGLDVDCSRLDVVGMGCNAGLNALGAVTGWARTHPGELALLVCVEVCSAAYVFDGTMRSSVVNSLFGDGAAAVAVTAPGGGGPAAGGAPAPALLRFSSRIIPDAADAMRYDWDEGHGKFSFWLDPDIPYVVGAHAEAALGRLLHGTGLLASDIGHWVVHSGGKKVVDSVRVNLGLTRHDVRHTTGVLRDHGNLSSGSFLFSYQRLASEGAVRPGDLGVLMTMGPGSTIEMALARW
- a CDS encoding glycine amidinotransferase yields the protein MTLNSFDEWSPLKEVVIGSAAHYTSHERELSFDLFFHDNIAGDNTTRSEWYYPRLTVGGAGPGGAGPGSAGPDGSRRGRVPIKQRYVDELVEDLEGIAAALTALGATVLRPMDLDPGTSEVRTPAWSASVVPPLNIRDNTLILGDEIIETPPMIRSRYFETQFLTPVFQRYFAQGARWTVMPRPLMTDASFDLDYARESTIGGPTEPIGTPSPSPYDVGIEMMFDAAQVLRLGRDLVVNVSTAHHALACDWLERHVGDRFRIHRVHRLSDSHIDSMVLALRPGTLLVRSEAVAEKLPEALRKWDRIVAPAPEGDNFPRYEDEDLVLTSPFIDLNVLSAGPDTVLVNEACPELARTLEKHGFTAVPVRHRHRRLFGGGFHCFTLDTVREGGLEDYLG
- a CDS encoding pheganomycin family RiPP precursor; the encoded protein is MEREIVWTEIEDADVAEIVSDSNVKDIGIVSASNVKD